ACCAGCTCAACGACCAGCCCGAGACGGGGATCTCGATCCCCCACTCGGGGCTGAGCACCTCCGAGTACTACCGTCGGCTCTGGCGGATCGTCGACACCCGGTACGACGTCGCCCTGATTATCTTGGACGAGGTCGACAAGATCGAGGACGACGACATCCTGATGCAGCTCTCGCGGGCGGTCGAATCCGGCAAGCTCACCGAGAGCACAGTCGGCGTCATCGGGATCTCGAACAAGGTTCGGTACAAGGACTCGCTGGACGAGCGGATCAAATCGAGCCTCTGTGAACGAGAGTACGTGTTCTCACCGTACGATGCGGCTCAGATCCGCGAGATCCTGCGTTCGCGATCCGACGCCTTCCACGACGACGTCCTCGAGGACGGCGTCGTTCCTCGCGTCGCCGCCCTGGCCGCGCGCGAACACGGCGACGCCCGGAAGGCGATCGACATCCTCCGGTTTGCCGGCGAGATCGCCGAGGAAGACGACATCGAGACGGTCACCGAGGCCTGCGTCGACCACGCACACGAACGCGAGGAGACCAGCCGGCTGGCCGAACTCATCTCGAAGAGTCCGAGTCACGCGAAGCTCGTCCTCGAGGCGATGGCGCTTTTGACCCAACAGAAGGAGGGCGAGGACGCCCCGGTGACGACCAACGAGGCCTACGACCTCTACAAACGGCTGTGCGATCGGGACCGCTCGGACCACCTGAAGCTCCGTCGGGTGCGGGACATCCTCTCGGAGCTCGAGTTCCTCTCGATCATCGAACAGGAGCGCAAGTGGGCGGGAAAAGGGAAGGGAAACTACATGGAAAACCGGCTGATCGACGATCCGGAGGTCATCATCGCGGCCTGTAACGAGTCCGACTAGCCGCGACGGCCGGAAGCCAATCGTTCGAAGACCTCAGAGCGGAGGGTTTTCGGCTCTCGGGTCCCTACGCTGAGGGATAGATCGTTCGCCTCCCACCGAATAGGAACCGTCTCCACCCGGTATTTGCGGGGGTTTCTTACGGGCGAATATGAGGCAACGACCTCCGGTGACCGAAACGGATCTCTCACGTCGGAAGGTGCTCCTGGCGATCGGTGCCACGGGACTTTCGGCGTTCGCGGGCTGCTCGGCGGACGGATCGCCGTCGGAGACTGAACCCGTCCCTTCAGAGCCGACCGTCGCGGCCCACTCGTCGCCCGATCTCGAGAAGTGGGTCGACGAGGTGCCACGTCCGGGCGTCGTAGAGCCCGACGGCACGAAGGAGGGACAGCCCTACTACGAGATCGAAATGCGCGAGGTCGAACAGCGGCTCCACAGCGATCTGCCGCCGACGACCGTCTGGGGGTACGACGGACAGTTCCCGGGGCCGACGATCGAAGCCGAACAGGGCGAGCCGATCTACGTGCGCTGGCAGAACCAGCTCCCCGACGACCATCTCCTTCCTGTAGACACGACGATCCATGGCGAGATGATCCCGTACGACATCCCCGGCGTCCGGACCGTGACTCACCTCCACGGCGGCAATATCGAAACTGAGAGCGACGGCAAGGCCAGGGGCTGGTTCACCCGCGAGTTCGAGGAGACCGGTCCCGCGTTCGAGAAGAAAGACTACTACTACGCGAACGACCAGCCGCCGGCGACCCTGTGGTACCACGACCACGCGGTCGGTATCACGCGGTTGAACGTCTACGCGGGTCTCGCCGGCTTCTACCTGCTGCGAAACGACCACGAGCGCGAGCTCGAGTTGCCCGACGGCGAGTACGAGATCCCGCTCGTCATCCAGGATCGGAGCCTCAACGAGGACGGCTCGCTGTTCTACCCGTCGGCCGTCTCCGAGGACCGTGGCGGCGACGACTCACACCCCGAGCCGAGCATCGTGCCGGAGTTTTACGGGGACGTGCCGGTGGTCAACGGGACGGCCTGGCCCCGCCTCTCGGTCGAACCCGAGCAGTATCGGCTTCGGCTACTCAACGGCTCCAACAGTCGGTACTACGACCTCGCGCTGCGCGAGTACGACGAGGAGTCAGGCGAGGTCGGAGACGACGGCCCGCAGTTCGTCCAGATCGGGAACGACGGGGGACTCCTCTCGGAACCCGTCCCGGTCGAGGGGCGCCTCGAGATCGGGTCGGGACAGCGCGCCGACGTCCTCGTCGACTTCTCGGCGTACGCCGGGGAGACGTTACTCCTCCACAACGCGGCGCCGTCGCTGTATCGGGGCACGCGCGAAGAGAGCGAGGAGACCAAGCCGCTCCCGGAGCTCGTGCTCGTCGACGTGGCCGACTCCGACGGCGTCGAGGACGTCGGGGAGCTCCCGGACGAGCTGACCGAGGTTCCAGAGATCCCCGTCGAGGCGGCGGACCGACACCGTCACCTCACGCTCGCCGGGGACACCGACGAGTACGGACGCATGATCCACCTCCTCGGCAGCGAAAAACAGCCGTCGGGACACAACCTGGACGATCCCGTGACCGAGGAGCCCGAGCTCGGCGACACGGAGATCTGGAGCATCGCCAACCATACCTCGATGTCCCACCCGATCCACCTCCATCTCGTCCACTTCCAGCTGCTCGGCCGACAGCCGCTGGCCGACTACGACACCTCCGAGGACGGCGTCGATCCGGCGACGCTCGAGGATCCTCAGCCGTACGAGCTGGGCTGGAACGACGTGATCTCGGTCGATCCCGCCGAGGTGATCCACATCATCGTCCACTTCGGGGAGTACGAGGGGGTGTTCAACGATCAGACGGGCGAGTACATGTGGCACTGCCACATGATCGAGCACGAGGACTACGACATGATGCGTCCGTTCAGAGTGGTCCCGAACGTGGAGGACGAGTCCGGCGACGGGTAGCGGTTCCTCGAACGCCGCGAGCCGCTTCCGGTTCTCAGAGCAGTTCGCGAACGTCGGAGTACCACATGTCGTGGTAGTCGACGTGCCCGACCCGGCGGGCGATCGCCACCGCCAGCGCGTGCCAGCAGAGCTCGGTCGGGTCCTCGTCGTCGAGGTTGTACTCGCTGTCCTTGCAGGTACAGCCGCCGTCCTCGACGATGTACTCGTCGCCGTAGCCGACGACGATCGTGAAATCCCGGTAGGACTTGACGCGGTGTTCGCCGACGGCTTCGATAGCGCGAACCCCCCGATCGCCGTGACACTGCGTGATCTGCTCGACCAGCTCCGGCGTCAGTTCGCCTGCCTCCTCGAGTCGGGCCTGCCAGCGCTCGACGGGGTTCGCTTCCGACACGTCCGGAACTGAGTGTCGGACTGTAAAATCGGTTCGGTTGTCGGTCGACGCGGATGTGACCTTCCCCGGGAACGCGACGCCCGTTCTCGTTGTGGATCCCGAGAGGGTCAACCGACGCTGACTGTGACAGCTACGCCGACTCGTCGCCCATCGTCGGGTGGATCTCCTCCCAGTCGCTGGGCCGAACGGGTCCGTCGAGCAGCGGATCGTCGGTCTCGAGCATCCACTCGATGAGATCGTCCCGCAGTCGCTCTCGGACCCCCTCGTAGTCGGGGTCGTCGGCGAGGTTCTCCCGCTCGTCGGGGTCGGTTTCGAGGTCGTAGAGTTCGACGTAGGGACGTTGCTCGCAGTAGTACTCCTCGCGAACCTCGCTGCCCGCGGCGCTCTCGTAGATGTCCCGCGTCAGGTAGATCCCGGGAAGGTGCCAGAAGTTCCGGACGTACTTGTACCGATCCGTCCGAACGGCCCGGATCGGATTGTACCGGTCGTGCCAGGTCATCCCCGCGAAGACGCGCTCACGGGGATCGTACTCGCCGTCGCCTCCGGCCGACTCGTCGACGAGACGGCCACGGAGGCTTCGCCCGACGACGCCGTCGGGCACCTCGACGCCGGCAAACTCGAGCAGCGTCGGGAAGACGTCGACGTTGCTGGCGAGGTCGTCGACGACGCCGGCGTCGACGACACCGGGGTATCGCAACAGGAGCGCAGCGCCGATCCCCGCGTCGTAACAACAGCCCTTCGCCCGCGGGAACGCCAGTCCGTGCTCGGTCGTGAAGACGACGAGGGTGTCCTCGGCGAGGCCGGCGTCCTCGAGCGCGTCGAGGACGGTGCCGACGCCGTCGTCGAGTGCCCGGACCATTCCCTGGAGTTCGGCGATGTCGCTGCGGATCCCCGGACGGTCCGGGAGGAACGGCAGCGGGTCGACGTCGTCGGGGTCGGGCGTCTCGTAGCGATCGGGATCGAAGCCGAACCCGTCCTCGTCCTCGACGCGGTGACACTCGAAGAAGCCGACCGAGGCGAAGAAGGGATCCTCGTGCTCGTCCGCCGCAACCACCGACGCGAACTCCTCGCCGACCTCGCGGGCGCGGGCAGTTTCGTGGACCGACGGCGGGGTGTTTACCCGGAGCGGCTCCTCGACGTGTTCGTGATCGTAGCCGAGCCGATCCGGATACTCGGTGACGTGCTGGAGACCAAAGCGGTGGGTCTCGTAGCCCGCCTCGCCGAGCAGCTGTGGCAGCAGCCGCTCATCGGGACCGAGCTCCCAGTCTCCGTGAGCCAGCCCGAGCATCCCGTTCTGGTGGGGGTGACGGCCGGTGACCAGACTCGACCGACTCGGCGAACACTGCGGAGCCGTCACGAAGTGGCGGTCGAACCGAACTCCCTCGTCGGCGAGACCGTCGAGCCGGGGTGTTTCGACGTCGGCTCCGTAACAGCCGAGGTACCGCCCCAGATCGTGGCAGTGGATCAAAACGATGTTTGGCGGCTCCATTGCTCCGGCGTACGGAACCCCGGCGAGTAAGCGTTGGGCCGGCTACAGCCTGATCGGTCGTCGACAGAGACGGTCACCCGACGCGATTCGAGTCCCTGAATTCCCTGCATTAGCCGGGCCTGGCGCCTTCCCGGCGAGCGCCGGAAGATAGATAACCATGCGAGATTCCAACGAGGGTGACAGGGAGTCACATACGAGTGTCCGGAACGTCGTTCTCGTCGTCTTCGACACCGCTCGAGCGAAAAGCGTCGGGCCGGAAACGACGCCGGCGCTGTCCTCGCTCGCCGCGGAGGGGACGACTTTCGAGAACGCGTTCGCGACGGCACCGTGGACGCTTCCCTCCCACGCCTCGATGTTCACCGGTCGCTACCCGTCCGAGCACGGCGCTCACGGCGGACACACCTACCTCGAGGAGGATCAGCGGACGCTCGCGGAAGCCTTCGCCGACGCCGGCTACGACACCGTCGGCGTCTCGAACAACACCTGGATCACCGAGGAGTTCGGCTTCGACCGCGGGTTCGACGAGCTCCGGAAGGGATGGCAGTACATCCAGTCCGACGCCGACATGGGCGCGGTCGTCCGCGGCGAGGACGTCCGCGAGAAACTTCAGGCGACTCGTGATCGGCTCTTCGAGGGGAACCCGCTGGTCAACGCGGCGAACATCCTCTACAGCGAGGTGTTCCAGCCCGCCGGCGACGACGGCGCGGCCCGATCGGTCGACTGGATCGGCGACTGGCTCGGCGACCGCGACGACGACGATCCGTTCTTCCTGTTCTGTAACCTCATCGAGCCCCACGTCGAGTACGATCCGCCCCGCGAGTACGCCGAGCAGTTCCTCCCCGAGGACGCGAGCTACGAGGAGGCGACCGCGATCCGGCAGGACCCCCGGGCCTACGACTGCGAGGACTACGAGCTCACCGAGCGGGAGTTCTCGCTGCTGCGGGGGCTCTACCGTGCCGAGCTCGCCTACACCGACGATCAGCTCGCGCGCCTCCGCGAGGCCCTCGAGGCGGCCGGCGAGTGGGAGGAGACCCTCTTCGTCGTCTGCGGCGATCACGGCGAGCAGGTCGGCGAGCACGGCTTCTTCGGCCACCAGTACAACCTCTACGACCACCTGATCAACGTCCCGCTCGTCTTCCACGGCGGCCCCTTCACGGGCGGCGGCCATCGACGGGAGCTGGTCCAGCTGCTCGACCTTCCCGCGACGCTGCTCGACTCCCTCGGAATCGACGACCCCGAGCTGCTCGAGCAGGGTCACGGGCGGTCGCTCCACCCCGCGACCCACGAGCGACGGGACGCGATCTTCGCCGAGTACGCCGCCCCCCAGCCCTCGATCGATCGGCTCGAGGCCCGCTTCGACGAGGTTCCCGACCGGGTACGGGCGTTCGATCGCCGGCTGCGGACGATTCGGACCCACGAGGAGAAGTACGTCCGCGGCGACGACGGCTTCGAACGGTACCACGTCCTCGAGGGCGACCCCAACGAGGAGACCGACCTCGCGGACGACGACCCCGATCGGGTCCGGGAGCTCCGGGAGCGCCTCGAGGAGCAGTTCGACTCGCTCGAGGACGCCGGCGCGAGCGGCGAGGTCGAGATGCAGGCCGGGACCAAGGATCGACTGGCGGATCTGGGGTATCTCTAGTAGTCCAAAATATTCCCGTAATCGCGGCAGAGTTCCCGTTCGCCTCGATTTTTCTCCCCCGTTAACTGCTCGACCTGTACGTGACGATCGACCGATCCAGACCAACAGTAATCGACATACAAACTGTGGGGTGTCGATGTCTCCGTCCCACGTCTGCGATCCGACCGGTTCCGCCACCGACTACTGTTATACCCCTCCGTCGTCTTACCGGGACACGTGTCCGATACCCGCGTGGAGTCCGACGGCTGTCGGCTCTGTGGCGCCGACGTCGGCAGCGAGGAGCGGTTCTGCTCGAGCGGTTGCCGGGCGATCCACGAGGACCTCGACGCCGCGTTCGATGATAGCGGGAGCGCCGCCGAGGGGTCGGCGATCGTCGACGAGGACGCGGGCCCGAGCGATGGCCTCGGCCCGGACGACGCTGCCGCGAGCGACGGCCTCGACTCCGACGACGCGGCCCGCGCGTTTTTCCGGATCGACGGGATGTACTCCGCGCTCTGTGAAACCTACCTCGAGCGGGTCGCCGAGCGACGGGCGGGTGTCAGCGAGGCGACGGCGAGCTACGTCACCGAAACGGTCCGGGTCGACTACGACCCTGCCCGAACCTCGGCCGACGAACTCCGGGTCACCCTGACCACGACCGGGTACACCGCCTACCGCCGCGATGGGGTCGACACAGGTGCCGACGCCGAGGAACTAGCGAACGGCCAGACGGGCGCTACCCAGCGCTCCCGCGAGATAACGGGGCTGCGCAAGCGCCGAACCGAGGACGTCCTCGAGATGCGCTACGTCGTCGGCGTCGTCTTCGGCTCCTTTCTGCTGGTACCGTACGTCGCGATCCTCTACCCCGTCTACCTCGCCGACTTCGTCGACTGGGGGTTCCTGGCTCCCTACGAGGGGGCGTTCGCGACGCTCGACGGACTGATGCTGCTCCCGCTGTTTCTCACCGTCACTGGCGCCGTTCTCTACCTGAGCGGGATGCCGCTCCTGCGTGGGGCCTACGTCAGCCTGAAGCTCCGCCGGCCGAACACGCAGCTGCTCGCCGCGGTTACCGTCGTCGCCGCGTTCGTCTACGGGACGGTCGCGCTCACGCTCGGGCACAACGACGTCTACTACGATCTGACGATCCTCGTCGCGGCGACGGTGATGGCGGCCGTGTTCTACGAGGCGACGGTCAAGCGGCGGGCCCTGGATCGACTCACCGAACTCACGGTCTCGGAGGTCGGCGAGGCGCGCCTGCTCGGGGCCGACGGCTCGACCCGAACGGTCCCCACGGAGTCCCTGGCAGCCGACGACCGCCTGCTCGTCCGGGAAGGTGAGCGGATCCCGGTCGACGGGCGGCTCGCGGAGGGACAGTGTACGGTCGACGAGGCGATCGTCACCGGGGAGTCGCTCCCGGTCTCGAAGCGGGCAGGCGAGGACGTCGTCGGCGGGTCGCTGGTCATCTCGGGTGCGGCCGTCGTCGATCCCGCCGACCGAACCGAGAGCAGCCTCGAACGGCTCACCGAGACGGTCTGGAACCTCCAGAGCGCGACCCACGGGGTCGGCCGCCGCGCGGATCGGCTCGCGGCCCGACTGACCCCCGCCGTCGCCGCGGCCGTCCTCGGGGTCGGCGCGGTCGCGATCGTCCTTGGCTGGTCCGCGATCGATACCGCCCTGGCCGTCCTCGCGGCCGCGATCGTCGCGAGCCCGTGGGCGCTCGGCCTCGCGGCGCCCGTCTCCGTCGCGACGAGCATCCGCGAGGCCCACGATCGCGGGATCGTCGTCTTCGACGAGACGGTGTTCGAACGGCTCCGCGAGCTCGATGTCGTTGTCTTCGACAAGACGGGAACGCTGACGACGGGGAAGATGCGCGTCCTCGAGGCCGACGCGGCCCCCGAACTGCTCCGGGCCGCGGGCGCGCTCGAGGATCGGGCGGCCCACCCCGCCGCGACGGCGATCCGCGACGCGTTCGCTCGCGGCGAGGGGCCCGAGGACGGGGCGGTCGGCGACGGCAGTGGCGAGCCGCCGACGGTCCGGGAGTTCGAAACCCACGAAACCGGCGTCGAGGGGGTTGTCGACGGTCGCCGAGTGGTGGTCGGCCACCCGGAGCTCTTCCGGGAGCGGGGCTGGGCCCTCACAGACGAGCTCGCGTCGCGGGCCGCCACTGCCAGGGAGCGAGGACGGCTTCCCGTCCTCGTCGGCGAGGACGGGCATGCGAGCGGGATCGTCGTCGTCGGCGACGAGCCCCGAACCGGGTGGCTCGAGAGCCTCGAGCGACTGCGAACGGCCGGCGTCGAGGTCGTCGTTCTGACGGGCGACGACGCGGCTGCAAGCGCGTTCCTCGAGCACCGGGCCGACCTCGAGGTCTTCGCCGACGTCCCGCCGGCGGGCAAGACCGCGGCCGTCGAGCGGCTGGCGGCCGACCGACGGGTGGCGATGGTCGGCGACGGGACAAACGACGCGCCCGCGCTGGCTGCGGCGGATCTGGGAATCTCGCTGGGCGGGGGTACCGCGCTCGCGGCTGACGCCGCCGACCTCGCGATCCTCGGAGACGACCTGGCGGGCGTCGAGCGGGCGATCTCGCTGGCCCGGGCTGCCGGCGACCGTGTGACCCAGAACCTCGCGCTGGCGCTTGCGTACAACGTCGTCGTGATCCCCGTCGCGCTGGCCGGGCTGTTGAGCCCGCTGGTGACGGCGGGGGCGCTCATCCTTACCGCGGCGCTGATCGTCGCCAACGCCTCGCGACCGCTGCTCGGGGAGCGCTGACCGCGGCCGACACGACCGCCGCGCTCGAGAGTCGTTCTCGTCGCGGACGACGAGGCGGCAACCCCTCCCGGCAAGGCTAACCTACTCGGGGGATCGCCCGCATCCCGGTGACGAATGGGGATCGCCGATCGCCCCGGCGCGTACGGGGTCGTCGCTGTCGCGACGCTCGCCTACACCTGCCTGATGTTCGTCTGGTTCTCGCTGCCGGCGTACCTCTCGACGATCATCGCGGAACTGGACCTCTCGAGCACCCAGGCCGGCGTCGTCGCGGGCGCGGTGCCGCTGACCTACATCCCGATCGCGCTGTTCTCGGGGCTCGCGGTGGATCGGATCGGGCCCGGACGGAGCCTCGCGGTCGGCGTCGTGCTCTACGGCGTCGCGCAGGTCGGCCGGAGCTTCGCCGACGGGTTCCCGTCGCTGCTGGCGCTGACCCTGCTGCTGGGGGTCGGCGCGACCGCGGTTACGTTCGGTCTGCCGAAGCTCGTCTCGACGCTGTTTCCGCCGAGCCGGACGGGGCTTCCGTCCTCGATCTACCTCGTCGGTGCCTCGGCGGGGACCGCGCTCGTCTTCGGCGTCGGCCGCCCGGTCCTCGGCCCGTGGCTCGGCGGCTGGCGTCCCCTCTTTCTCTGGAGCGGGCTCGTCGCGATCGGCTACGGGATCGGCTGGTACGTCCTGGCCAGGCGCCTCGGAATCGACGAGCGTGCCGCGGCCAAAGACGCGGACGAGACCGACCGTGACGAGGACGCGGCCCCGATCGCGTCGATCCGACGGGACCTCCGGCTGATCCTCACCCACCGGGAGCTCCAGCTCGTGGTCGTCGTCGGCACGATGTACCTGCTGGCGAGCCACGGGATTCAGGGTTGGCTCCCGACGATCCTCGAGTCCCGCGGCGTCTCGCCCGGGATCGCGGGTCAGACGACAAGCCTCTTCGTCGGTGCCTACGCCGTCGGGATCTTCGCCGTCCCAGCGCTGGCCGACCGCTACGAGGCGCGGCCGACGGCGCTGATCGGCTGCGGCGCGGTGTTCTGTGCCGGCACGGTCGGCGTCGTCCTCGCAGACGGGCTCGGGCCGGCGCTCCTGGCGAGCATCGTCGTCGCCGGGCTCGGCGTCGGCGGGCTCTCGCCGCTCGTCCGAGCGATCCCACCCGCGCTCGAGGGGATTGGCGCGCGCCTGACCGGGACCGCCGTCGGCTTCATCTTCGCGGTCGGCGAGATCGGCGGCTTCCTCGGGCCCGTCCTGATCGGGACGAGCCACGACCTGACCGGCTCGTACGTCCTCGGGCTCGGGCTGATCGCGACGGCGGGAGTCGTCGTGGTGACCGCGGGCGCGACGTTGCGTCGGCTCGCCGACTGAGAGGCGTATGCAGGAGATCGCCTGAAGAGGCTCCGGTCCCTAAGATGGGTATGGCCAGTGTCCGTATCGGCTCCGCGTTTGGCATTCCGATCAAGCTCGGCGCCTCGTTTCTGCTCGTCGTCCCGCTGTTGGCCTACATCATCGGCGTTCAGATAGAGCTCACCGTCGAGTTGCTCAACGACGCGTTCGCCGCGGGGATCGACCCCGAGCCGCTGGCCGACGGCGCGACCCCGTGGCTGCTGGGGCTGGCGGCCGCGCTGGGGCTGTTCGCCAGCGTCTTCTTCCACGAACTGGGCCACGCGTTGGCCGCCCGCCGCTACGACCTCGAGACCCAGTCGATCACGCTGTGGTTCCTCGGCGGACTCGCACAGTTCGCCGAGATGCCGGAGGACTGGCACAAGGAGTTCGTCATCGCGATCGCGGGCCCGATCGTCAGCGTCGCGGTCGGGGTCGTCTGTTATATCGGCTTCGTCCTGCTGCCAGCCGAGTTCCCGGCGGTGCTGTTCGTGCTCGGCTACCTGGCGATACTCAACGTCGTGTTGGCGTTCTTCAACATGCTTCCCGGATTCCCGATGGACGGCGGTCGGGTGCTCCGGGCGCTGCTCTCGCGGAACCGCTCCCGGCTGGAAGCGACCCAGACCGCCGCTGCAGTCGGAAAGGGGTTTGCGCTCCTGCTCGGGTTCTTCGGAATTCTTACGTTCAGCATCTTCGCGATCGCGATCGCCTTCTTCATCTACATCGCCGCCTCGAGCGAAACCCAGCAGATCTTCGTCGAGACCGCATTCGAGGGGATAACCGTCACGGAGCTGATGACTCCCGCAGTGCGGCTCGATACGGTCTCGCCGGAGCTCCCACTCGATCGGCTCCTCGAGCGGATGATGCGCGAGCGCCACACCGGCTACCCCGTTCTCGACGAGGGAGAGCTCGTCGGCATCGTCACCCTTGAGGACCTCCAGGAACGAGCCGACGCTGATGACACCGTCGTCGCGGACGTGATGTCCACCGAGCTCGCCACCGTTGGACCCAACGACGAGGCGACGAGCGCACTCCGGACGATCCAGCAGGAGAATATCGGTCGTCTCCTCGTCGTCGACGACGACGGCTCGCTTGCGGGGCTGCTCTCGCGGACGGATCTGATGAAAGCCCTGGAGATCGCACAGCAGAGTCGGTCGATCCCGGCCGAACCACAGTCGCTCGAACGGTAGGCGCTCACTGTGGTGATGGCCTCGGCTCCGTCGGTTACAGAGGAAGCAGCGCAATGCCACGGCCTCAATGTTCGGCTGCCGGGCGTAGATCTTTGAGCCGGGTGCTCGTGGTACGAGCGAGCGCGATACACGGTGAGCACCATGGACAGTCACAATCCAGCGACCGGCGAGCGACTCGAAACGTACGACGACCACGACGAGGGCGACATCGAGGACATCCTCGCGAGCGCGGACGACGCGTTCGAATCGTGGGCCGAAACTCCGATCACCGAGCGCCAGCAGCTGCTCGAGCGGGCCGGCGAACTCCTCCGGGAGCGCGAGGACGAGTACGCCGAACTGATCAGCGAGGAGATGGGGAAACCGATCGCCGAGTCCCGCGCGGAACTCGAGAAATGCGCGTGGGTCTGTGATTTCTACGCCGAGCGGGCCGACGAGTTCCTCGCCGACGAGGCGCTTGGCAGCGAACCCCACTCGCGGACGTTCGTCTCCTACGAACCGCTGGGGGCCGTCCTCGCGGTGATGCCCTGGAACTTCCCGTTCTGGCAGGTGTTTCGGTTCGCCGCGCCCCACCTGACCGCGGGCAACGTCGGCCTGCTCAAACACGCCTCGAACGTCCCCGGCTGCGCGCTGGCGATCGAGGAGATCTTCCGCGACGCCGGCTATCCGGAGGGCGTGTTCTCGACGCTTTTGGCCGGCTCTGACGCGATCGAGGACGTGATCGCCGACGACCGTCTCGACGCGGTGACCCTCACCGGCAGCGAGGGCGCCGGCCGCGCCGTCGCCGAGCAGGCGGGAAGCGAGCTGAAGAAACACGTCCTCGAGCTCGGGGGAAGCGACCCGTTCGTCGTCTGTGCGGACGCCGATCTCGAGGCGGCAGCCGAGACTGCAGCGACCGCCCGAACGATCAACTCCGGGCAGTCCTGTATCGCGGCCAAGCGATTCATCGTCGTCGACGAGGTCTACGACGACTTTCTCGACCGGTTCGTTTCGGAGATGGAGAGCCTCGAGGTCGGCGATCCGCTGGCGTCGGACACCGACGTCGGCCCCCAGGCCCGCGAGGACCTCATGACGGATCTCCACGAGCAGGTCGAGGAAAGCGTTGCAGCGGGCGCGACCCTCGAGTGTGGCGGCGAACCCCTCGATCGGGAGGGGTACTACTACCCGCCGACGGTGCTCTCGGAGCCCCCGCGGGATAGCCCCGCGGCCGACGAGGAGGTGTTCGGCCCGGCCGCGGCCGTCTTCCGGGTCGAAGACGATGACGAGGCGATCGAGCTCGCCAACGATACCCGCTACGGGCTCGGGGGGTCGGTCTGGACCGAGGACCTCGATCGCGGGGAGCGACTCGCCCGTGAGATCGAGGCCGGCTGCGTGTTCGTCAACGAGCTTGTCAAGTCCGACCCGCGCCTGCCGTTCGGCGGCGTAAAGGCGTCAGGACACGGCCGCGAGCTCGCCGAGGCGGGGATCCACGAGTTCGTCAACCGCAAGACCGTCTGGGTCCAGTCGGCCGGTGCTGACGACGACGTTCCCGACACCGAGTAGCGCCGGCCCTCCCGCGAAGGGACGTCGCGAGCGAGGAAATCGACGCCTCCCGCCCCGAGAGCTGGGACGAGATCGATCAGACCTCCCCCATCGGACGAGCTCTCGCTGCTCGAGATCCGACTCGAGGCGTAGCCGACCGAGCTCGATTGCGGTCGCGAGCGACGGTCCCGTCGTCGAACTTCCGGCCCGGATACAGTGTTTCTCCTGCAAACCCTAGCCATTACTACATCGAAACGCATGAGAAATTATGGCGATCGAGGCCGCTTTCGACGTGTCGGGGGAGCGGATTCCGCTGGCGTGTGTGTTCGAGGAACTCCCGAACGCGACGGTCGAACTCGATCGGATCGTCCCGACGAACGGGGAGCCGATCCCCTCCTTCTGGCTGTGCGATCCGAACGTCGACTCGTTCGACCCGAACGCGGTCTCGCACCCGGCGCTCCGGACGATCGACGTCGTCGAAACCATCGGCGAGGAGGCGCTGGTCCAAGTCGAGTGGGATCCCGACCGGGAAACCCTCCTGACGATCCTGCTGGAGTCTGCGATCGTGCTGGTCTCTGCGGTCGGAACGCGACGCCGCTGGTCGTTCGAGATCCGCGGTGACGACCACGAGGAAGTCGCCGCCTTCCAGTCGGCCTGTCTCGAGGCGTCGATCCCGATCGAGCTCACGCGGCTCCGCCCGCTCTCGCCGCCGTGGGCCGACGAGGACGACGTCCTCACGCCCGCCCAGCGCGAGGCGCTGCTTTTGGCCTACGAGCGTGGCTACTTCGACTCGCCGCGACGG
This genomic window from Natronococcus occultus SP4 contains:
- a CDS encoding sulfatase, translated to MRDSNEGDRESHTSVRNVVLVVFDTARAKSVGPETTPALSSLAAEGTTFENAFATAPWTLPSHASMFTGRYPSEHGAHGGHTYLEEDQRTLAEAFADAGYDTVGVSNNTWITEEFGFDRGFDELRKGWQYIQSDADMGAVVRGEDVREKLQATRDRLFEGNPLVNAANILYSEVFQPAGDDGAARSVDWIGDWLGDRDDDDPFFLFCNLIEPHVEYDPPREYAEQFLPEDASYEEATAIRQDPRAYDCEDYELTEREFSLLRGLYRAELAYTDDQLARLREALEAAGEWEETLFVVCGDHGEQVGEHGFFGHQYNLYDHLINVPLVFHGGPFTGGGHRRELVQLLDLPATLLDSLGIDDPELLEQGHGRSLHPATHERRDAIFAEYAAPQPSIDRLEARFDEVPDRVRAFDRRLRTIRTHEEKYVRGDDGFERYHVLEGDPNEETDLADDDPDRVRELRERLEEQFDSLEDAGASGEVEMQAGTKDRLADLGYL
- a CDS encoding heavy metal translocating P-type ATPase, which translates into the protein MSDTRVESDGCRLCGADVGSEERFCSSGCRAIHEDLDAAFDDSGSAAEGSAIVDEDAGPSDGLGPDDAAASDGLDSDDAARAFFRIDGMYSALCETYLERVAERRAGVSEATASYVTETVRVDYDPARTSADELRVTLTTTGYTAYRRDGVDTGADAEELANGQTGATQRSREITGLRKRRTEDVLEMRYVVGVVFGSFLLVPYVAILYPVYLADFVDWGFLAPYEGAFATLDGLMLLPLFLTVTGAVLYLSGMPLLRGAYVSLKLRRPNTQLLAAVTVVAAFVYGTVALTLGHNDVYYDLTILVAATVMAAVFYEATVKRRALDRLTELTVSEVGEARLLGADGSTRTVPTESLAADDRLLVREGERIPVDGRLAEGQCTVDEAIVTGESLPVSKRAGEDVVGGSLVISGAAVVDPADRTESSLERLTETVWNLQSATHGVGRRADRLAARLTPAVAAAVLGVGAVAIVLGWSAIDTALAVLAAAIVASPWALGLAAPVSVATSIREAHDRGIVVFDETVFERLRELDVVVFDKTGTLTTGKMRVLEADAAPELLRAAGALEDRAAHPAATAIRDAFARGEGPEDGAVGDGSGEPPTVREFETHETGVEGVVDGRRVVVGHPELFRERGWALTDELASRAATARERGRLPVLVGEDGHASGIVVVGDEPRTGWLESLERLRTAGVEVVVLTGDDAAASAFLEHRADLEVFADVPPAGKTAAVERLAADRRVAMVGDGTNDAPALAAADLGISLGGGTALAADAADLAILGDDLAGVERAISLARAAGDRVTQNLALALAYNVVVIPVALAGLLSPLVTAGALILTAALIVANASRPLLGER
- a CDS encoding MFS transporter; amino-acid sequence: MGIADRPGAYGVVAVATLAYTCLMFVWFSLPAYLSTIIAELDLSSTQAGVVAGAVPLTYIPIALFSGLAVDRIGPGRSLAVGVVLYGVAQVGRSFADGFPSLLALTLLLGVGATAVTFGLPKLVSTLFPPSRTGLPSSIYLVGASAGTALVFGVGRPVLGPWLGGWRPLFLWSGLVAIGYGIGWYVLARRLGIDERAAAKDADETDRDEDAAPIASIRRDLRLILTHRELQLVVVVGTMYLLASHGIQGWLPTILESRGVSPGIAGQTTSLFVGAYAVGIFAVPALADRYEARPTALIGCGAVFCAGTVGVVLADGLGPALLASIVVAGLGVGGLSPLVRAIPPALEGIGARLTGTAVGFIFAVGEIGGFLGPVLIGTSHDLTGSYVLGLGLIATAGVVVVTAGATLRRLAD